One genomic segment of Belonocnema kinseyi isolate 2016_QV_RU_SX_M_011 chromosome 2, B_treatae_v1, whole genome shotgun sequence includes these proteins:
- the LOC117168134 gene encoding acyl-CoA-binding protein-like — MSLDDQFNKAVEDVKELASTPSDADLLEIYALYKQATVGDCNTARPGMLDFKGKAKWDAWNGKKGLSQDDAKQQYVDKVEALTQSIGKK; from the exons ATGTCGCTGGACGAT caattcaACAAAGCTGTAGAGGATGTGAAGGAATTGGCTTCTACGCCTTCTGATGCTGATCTCTTGGAGATTTATGCTTTATACAAACAGGCTACTGTCGGTGATTGTAATACAG CAAGACCAGGAATGTTGGATTTCAAAGGAAAAGCGAAGTGGGACGCTTGGAACGGTAAGAAGGGTCTAAGCCAAGACGACGCTAAACAGCAATACGTAGACAAGGTCGAAGCACTGACCCAGTCCATTGGAAAGAAGTAA
- the LOC117167530 gene encoding acyl-CoA-binding protein-like: MSLDQDFEAAAEAIKHISQRPTDEELLELYGLFKQATVGDVNTARPGMLDLKGKAKWDFWNKRKGMAKEDAMNQYIALVDKLIEKYK, from the exons ATGTCTCTCGatcag gacTTTGAAGCCGCAGCCGAGGCTATCAAACATATTTCGCAACGACCAACGGACGAAGAACTTTTAGAACTTTACGGACTTTTCAAACAGGCCACGGTCGGAGACGTCAATACag CTAGACCAGGAATGTTGGATTTGAAAGGAAAGGCAAAATGGGACTTTTGGAATAAAAGGAAGGGCATGGCCAAAGAAGATGCGATGAACCAATACATCGCTCTTGTCGATAAACTTATCGAAAAGTACAAGTGA